From a region of the Streptomyces sp. NBC_01454 genome:
- a CDS encoding F0F1 ATP synthase subunit gamma produces the protein MGAKLRVYKRRIRSVTATKKITRAMEMIAASRVVKAQRKVAASTPYASELTRAVTAVATGSNTQHPLTTEVENPTRAALLLVTSDRGLAGGYSANVIKAAEQLTERLKAEGKEVDAYIVGRKGVSYYSFRERKVVESWTGFTDSPVYGDAKAIAAPLIEAVQKDTAEGGVDELHIVYTEFVSMMTQTALDDRLLPLSLDKAVAESEESVTGEILPLFDFEPSAEDVLDALLPRYVESRIYNALLQAAASKHAATRRAMKSATDNAEELIKSLSRLANEARQAEITQEISEIVGGASALADATAGSD, from the coding sequence ATGGGAGCCAAGCTCCGGGTCTACAAGCGTCGCATCCGCTCCGTCACCGCGACCAAGAAGATCACCAGGGCGATGGAGATGATCGCCGCCTCGCGCGTCGTCAAGGCGCAGCGCAAGGTGGCGGCATCGACGCCGTACGCGAGTGAACTGACCCGCGCGGTGACAGCGGTTGCCACGGGCTCGAACACCCAGCACCCGCTGACCACCGAGGTGGAGAACCCGACCCGGGCCGCGCTGCTGCTCGTCACGAGCGACCGCGGCCTGGCCGGCGGCTACTCCGCCAACGTCATCAAGGCCGCGGAGCAGCTCACCGAGCGGCTCAAGGCCGAGGGCAAGGAGGTCGACGCCTACATCGTCGGCCGCAAGGGTGTGTCGTACTACAGCTTCCGCGAGCGCAAGGTCGTGGAGTCGTGGACCGGCTTCACCGACAGCCCGGTGTACGGGGACGCGAAGGCGATCGCCGCACCGCTGATCGAGGCCGTCCAGAAGGACACCGCCGAGGGCGGCGTGGACGAACTCCACATCGTCTACACCGAGTTCGTCTCGATGATGACGCAGACGGCGCTCGACGACCGGCTGCTGCCGCTCAGCCTGGACAAGGCCGTGGCGGAGTCCGAGGAGTCGGTCACGGGCGAGATCCTTCCGCTCTTCGACTTCGAGCCGTCGGCCGAGGACGTCCTGGACGCCCTGCTGCCGCGGTACGTCGAGTCGCGGATCTACAACGCGCTTCTGCAGGCCGCCGCCTCCAAGCACGCCGCCACGCGCCGTGCGATGAAGTCGGCGACCGACAACGCGGAAGAGCTCATCAAGTCGCTCTCGCGGCTTGCCAATGAGGCCCGACAGGCCGAAATCACCCAGGAAATCAGCGAGATCGTCGGTGGTGCCAGTGCTCTGGCCGACGCGACCGCGGGGAGTGACTGA